The DNA region CACGATCTACAAATGGAACCATGACAGTGGAGCCAATTAAATGAGCATACCGCTCATCATTTGGAGAAACTGCTATTGCAGTATCTCCAAGCAAGGTTTCTGGACGTGTAGTAGCTACTGTAAGATATTCATCATCACGCCCTAGCACTTTGTAATTGATGTAATACAACCACCCGTCTTGCTCCTCATATTCTACTTCATCATCAGCAAGAGCTGTCTGCAAAGTAGGATCCCAATTCACCAAATAGTAACCGCGATAAATATATTTCTTATCAAAAAGACATTTGAATGCCTTTTTAACAGCTCGATTTGCCAAAGGCTCCATGGTAAAACGTAAGCGTGACCAATCACAGGAACAACCCAGTTGACGCAATTGTGAAAGAATAACGCTCTCACTCTTCTCTTTCCAAGCCCAGATGTGTTCTAAAAACTCTTCTCTAGAAAACTCCATTCGCCTCTTGCCTAAAGAGGCATAAAGGTGGCGCTCTACAACAGTTTGTGTAGCAATACCTGCATGATCAGTACCGGGGATCCAGCACACTTCATACCCCGACATTCTCTTATACCGTATTAAAACATCTTGAAGAGTGTTTACGAGAGCATGTCCCATATGCAGAATGCCTGTGACATTAGGAGGAGGCATGACAATAGCATAAGGCAACTTATTACTTGAAGACTGAGCTAAGAACATTCCTGACTGTTCCCAAAAAGCGTACAATTCTTCTTCGACACCCTTAGGGTCGTAAACTTTTGGAAATACATCCTCTTCCATAATTCTACATCCGAAATCTTTATTTAAACTATAGGCTTTTTCCCATGCCACGAGACGGAAATCAAAAATATCTCTTGAAAATATAATGATAAAAACAACACAACGATCTTACCATAACAACCAATAAGTTTCGTCTCTCTGAACAATAAAAATCTATGAAAACTAATTAGGAAGATTAGGAAGATAGGATAAGCCTGTGAAAAAAATTAAGAATTATTAAAAGAAATAACTTCAGTCCACAAATGATGACGTCTAGTTATGATCTCACTATCCCCGCTGAATAGAGTGACTTTATAAGAAACAATTCCCTTGTACGCGTGATAGTCTTCATTTTTCAGGCAATAAATACGATATCCTGACAAACGATGCACTTCATAGACTAGAGTTTCGATATGTCCGTCACCACAATACAGATGAAGACGAAGAGTAGCAGGCAGCAAGTTGCGCATACGCCAAGGAAGATTCCAAGTCATAACAACTTGCTGACCGAAAATTTCATCTGTGCAATCACGACTTATACCGAGACGAGCGGCAGCACAATAATCGCTATCTATAAACTCAGTAAAAGAGGACAACGAAGGCTGCGAACAACTTGACAAGCCAATCAAACACAAGAAAGGGACAACTCCAAAGAGTAGAACCGTCTTAAAATAGTAATAACGCAAAAACAAAAGCAAAGAGTGCAAAAGATTCGACAATTCCTATAGATGCAAATGATTTACCATAAATTGCAGAAGAACGTGCATATGCTTGTATAGCACTAACGCAGCATTTCCCTTGCATAATTGCAGAAATCAATAAAGCCGCTCCAACAGAAATTCCCATTAAGATTGCTCCCACTGCAGCGACTTTTCCATCTTTGATACCGTCTCTGAGCAAAAGCATAAAAATCAAACCATAAATAGACTGAGATGATGGCATAGCTGACAAGCCAATAATCTTCCCGTGCCCTTCATCGATCCGAGACATAACAGCATGAGAAGCAACTCCTGCCATACCGCAACCAATAGCACTGCCTATCATTGCTAAACCCATAGCTAAAACTGGGCCAACAACAGATAAATCAATCATAAGTACCTCTACATCTTATTAGCAATGTTTCAAGGAAAGACGAGAGAGACAATTCACAAAACCTTGCCTCCCTATAGTCACAAGAACTGAATCTCCAAGAAAGATTGCGAAATTTTACCAAACCCTAGAATTATTATCTAAAGCAATCCCTAGAAATCCATATCTCCATAGCAAACTGTTTTCCGTAAAGGCCGAAGGAATCTCCCTCCTCCATCAAAACTATAGTGATACCATTCAATGAAGTTGAGCCTCAATCCATGAATTACTCCGCCCATAATGGATAAGATGATATTCACAGAATGACCAAACATGATGATCAGAAATGCAATAAATGGAGAAAAATTATTACTTATTTGAACAATAGTAGTGCCTACCATTGCCCCAGCTAATCCAAGGGCATAGATACGCAAATAAGAAAGAACATCTGAAAATACTTGGATAATTGCCGTTAGCTCATCAACACCACGCCAACCACGTTGCATAACAGCTCCAATGACTGCTAAACCTATGCCACCAAATATTGCGTATAACCCCAATACTCCTCCCAACTGGTAGGGAATATGAAATATGTAATGCACTAAAGATACAGCTTGTAAATATAAAGGCAGATAGAGATATGCTCCCAACATAAAAACAACCCACCCTATACCAGAGTACCGCTGTCTACTGTAACGCAACATACCTAGAGTCATATGTATTACGCCAATCAATAAAGCTAACTCCAACAAAATACTATCAATAAATTTGTCATAAACAATCGCCTTACCAACCGGCTCACCGGAACGTTGTTCTGTAGAAAGAAGAAAATCTTTAGGAGTAACTTGTTCTTTCAGTTTCGGATACTCATTAACTAATTCTTTGTAACCTTTGGGATGATATCGTAAATAATACTCTGCTTTTTTAAGAGCGAGGTTATGAGTCAGTGAGTATTCTCTCAAGGGACTAGTATACTTTATGGGAATGCCAAAAAACGACGACGTCGCAAATCCCCAACAAATACACCCGACTCCCAACATGGCAAACATTTTAATAAATCTTCTGAGTGCCTGGGATTTTTTTAAAGAACAGCGAGCCTTAAATGATAAGAAAAGGGACGATAGTAAGAAAATTAATCCATACCCACCGTCGTTAACAATCATTGAGAAAAAGAAGAAAAATGAAATAAATACCCATAAAGAAGGATCTTTATCAGATGAGGAAGGCGTGTCATAAATATTGACAAGATCTTCCCCTATACGACTAATGCCTGAGTTT from Chlamydia ibidis 10-1398/6 includes:
- a CDS encoding V-type ATP synthase subunit I is translated as MRIDVDKYLFLGKDKSDFFLACRDLGVVEFITSKRFLDNEKCRRFSECLKILNSLQVEHACGDLVSSKCEILTVDQILDEVFCLHQEILRLRESVKALQKEIVRVKPLGMFSSQEISEFTQKTGLTIRFFYSKYTGDDHIEVDQPNVFYLSTAYTFNYYAVVGVVNLSKDIFTEIESPHSVNELMEREAQLHKDIHRKTSRLCELYAYRQEIVEGFCNYDNEQKLKHAEDSAEDIFKGHAFAVSGWVIASRAQELEKLCNAHGIYMTKVCPDDHEIVPTYLENSGISRIGEDLVNIYDTPSSSDKDPSLWVFISFFFFFSMIVNDGGYGLIFLLSSLFLSFKARCSLKKSQALRRFIKMFAMLGVGCICWGFATSSFFGIPIKYTSPLREYSLTHNLALKKAEYYLRYHPKGYKELVNEYPKLKEQVTPKDFLLSTEQRSGEPVGKAIVYDKFIDSILLELALLIGVIHMTLGMLRYSRQRYSGIGWVVFMLGAYLYLPLYLQAVSLVHYIFHIPYQLGGVLGLYAIFGGIGLAVIGAVMQRGWRGVDELTAIIQVFSDVLSYLRIYALGLAGAMVGTTIVQISNNFSPFIAFLIIMFGHSVNIILSIMGGVIHGLRLNFIEWYHYSFDGGGRFLRPLRKTVCYGDMDF
- a CDS encoding ATP synthase subunit C, with the translated sequence MIDLSVVGPVLAMGLAMIGSAIGCGMAGVASHAVMSRIDEGHGKIIGLSAMPSSQSIYGLIFMLLLRDGIKDGKVAAVGAILMGISVGAALLISAIMQGKCCVSAIQAYARSSAIYGKSFASIGIVESFALFAFVFALLLF